The Aphanothece sacrum FPU1 nucleotide sequence CTCTATCTCAACTTCTTGAATTTCTCGCTCTAAAATAGTTCTATTTTGTCTTAACTGACGAATCCCTAATGTTGTTGTTTCCTTAAAAATAATTTGTTCACAGTCAGACACTTTATCTAAAGGACAAATAACCGTCAATAAAATTCCAGGACGGGACTTTTTCATATTAATAGACTGAGTAAAAACATCTAAGGCCCCCACCTGAAATAAAGTCTCAAAAATATAGCCAATAACTTGAGGACTTAAATCAT carries:
- the larC gene encoding LarC family nickel insertion protein, whose protein sequence is MDWGKYGGKKNTNVDTIAVLETQIDDLSPQVIGYIFETLFQVGALDVFTQSINMKKSRPGILLTVICPLDKVSDCEQIIFKETTTLGIRQLRQNRTILEREIQEVEIEYGKVRVKVASQDEIIINVQPEYEDCAELARQFHQPLRMIQKMALDAWFENH